The proteins below are encoded in one region of Mus musculus strain C57BL/6J chromosome 4 genomic patch of type FIX, GRCm38.p6 PATCHES MG3562_PATCH:
- the Mup15 gene encoding major urinary protein 15 precursor: MKMLLLLCLGLTLVCVHAEEASSTGRNFNVQKINGEWHTIILASDKREKIEDNGNFRLFLEQIHVLENSLVLKFHTVRDEECSELSMVADKTEKAGEYSVTYDGFNTFTIPKTDYDNFLMAHLINEKDGETFQLMGLYGREPDLSSDIKERFAQLCEKHGILRENIIDLSNANRCLQARE; this comes from the exons ATGAAGATGCTGTTGCTGCTGTGTTTGGGACTGACCCTAGTCTGTGTCCATGCAGAAGAAGCTAGTTCTACGGGAAGGAACTTTAATGTACAAAAG ATTAATGGGGAATGGCATACTATTATCCTGGCctctgacaaaagagaaaagatagaagatAATGGCAACTTTAGACTTTTTCTGGAGCAAATCCATGTCTTGGAGAATTCCTTAGTTCTTAAATTCCATACTGT AAGAGATGAAGAGTGCTCGGAATTATCTATGGTTGctgacaaaacagaaaaggctGGTGAATATTCTGTGACGT ATGATGGATTCAATACATTTACTATACCTAAGACAGACTATGATAACTTTCTTATGGCTCATCTCATTAACGAAAAGGATGGGGAAACCTTCCAGCTGATGGGGCTCTATG GCCGAGAACCAGATTTGAGTTCAGACATCAAGGAAAGGTTTGCACAACTATGTGAGAAGCATGGAATCCTTAGAGAAAATATCATTGACCTATCCAATGCCA ATCGCTGCCTCCAGGCCCGAGAATGA